The following proteins are encoded in a genomic region of [Eubacterium] hominis:
- a CDS encoding LytTR family transcriptional regulator DNA-binding domain-containing protein, whose translation MKLILIDDSINDIKMMLSYICKNEKIIVDYYTDCSKVPFNDINCYDAILLDIDMPNENGISYAKRLRKTYHDIPIVFISWHSSYEHESFQVHPFMFIYKENFQKEIIICMNELKIRQEKMDKIFEYKDIKLRLNDILYFRAEKNDCNIVMNNKKNICIRIPLEKIEKMQLSGFVRINKSMIINMYKIVKWCKYQEIEIINGEFLKISRGRKDYVKSEYENFLLEDSLYECI comes from the coding sequence ATGAAGTTAATATTAATTGATGATTCTATAAATGATATAAAAATGATGCTTTCCTATATCTGTAAAAATGAAAAAATTATAGTTGATTATTATACTGATTGCTCTAAGGTGCCATTCAATGATATAAATTGTTATGATGCTATCTTATTAGACATTGATATGCCAAATGAGAATGGAATATCATATGCGAAACGCTTGAGAAAAACATATCATGATATACCAATTGTTTTTATATCATGGCACTCTTCTTATGAACATGAAAGTTTTCAGGTACATCCTTTCATGTTTATTTATAAAGAGAATTTTCAAAAAGAAATAATCATATGCATGAATGAATTAAAGATCAGACAAGAAAAAATGGATAAAATTTTTGAATATAAAGATATTAAACTTCGATTAAATGATATTCTATACTTCAGGGCTGAAAAAAACGATTGTAATATTGTAATGAATAATAAAAAAAATATTTGTATTCGGATACCTTTAGAAAAGATTGAGAAAATGCAGTTATCTGGGTTTGTGAGAATCAATAAATCTATGATTATCAATATGTATAAAATTGTAAAATGGTGTAAGTATCAAGAAATAGAAATAATAAATGGCGAGTTCTTGAAAATTAGCAGAGGAAGAAAAGATTATGTAAAATCAGAATATGAAAACTTTCTATTAGAGGATAGTTTATATGAATGCATTTGA